In Elgaria multicarinata webbii isolate HBS135686 ecotype San Diego chromosome 19, rElgMul1.1.pri, whole genome shotgun sequence, a genomic segment contains:
- the PSMB7 gene encoding proteasome subunit beta type-7, translating to MATLSVLQASQGASTAGGFSFHNCARNAQLGAEGSKKGLRLPTARKTGTTIAGVVFKDGIVLGADTRATEGMVVADKNCSKIHYISPNIYCCGAGTAADTEMTTQMISSNMELHSLSTGRLPRVVTANRMLKQMLFRYQGYIGAALVLGGVDVTGAHLYSIYPHGSTDKLPYVTMGSGSLAAMAVFEDKFKPDMEEEAAKQLVRDAIAAGIYNDLGSGSNIDLCVLRKDKLDFLRPYETPNKKGERQGRYKCEKGTTGVLTEKVTLLELEVTDETVQTMDTS from the exons GAATGCACAGTTAGGAGCAGAGGGGTCCAAGAAGGGTCTTCGACTTCCCACAGCCCGTAAGACGGGGACCACCATTGCTGGAGTGGTGTTTAAG GATGGGATTGTACTTGGAGCTGATACAAGAGCCACTGAAGGCATGGTGGTTGCTGACAAGAACTGTTCAAAAATACACTATATCTCTCCAAACATCTA TTGTTGTGGCGCTGGGACAGCTGCAGACACTGAAATGACAACTCAGATGATTTCTTCCAACATGGAACTCCACTCGCTCTCCACTGGGCGGCTCCCAAGGGTGGTCACAGCCAACCGAATGCTGAAGCAGATGCTATTCAG GTATCAAGGTTACATTGGTGCTGCCTTGGTGCTGGGTGGAGTAGATGTCACCGGGGCCCACCTTTACAGCATCTATCCACATGGATCTACTGACAAATTGCCTTATGTTACAATGG GTTCTGGCTCCTTGGCAGCCATGGCTGTTTTTGAAGACAAGTTCAAACCTGAcatggag gaagAAGCAGCCAAACAGCTTGTGAGAGATGCTATTGCAGCTGGTATATACAACGATCTGGGCTCTGGCAGTAACATTGATCTCTGTGTCCTCAGGAAGGACAAGCTGGACTTCCTCCGTCCTTATGAAACGCCCAACAAAAAGGGAGAAAG GCAGGGGAGATACAAGTGTGAGAAAGGAACCACTGGTGTTCTCACTGAAAAAGTTACACTCTTGGAACTTGAAGTGACAGATGAGACAGTACAAACAATGGACACATCCTGA